Within the Streptomyces sp. NBC_00353 genome, the region TCGGCCCCGTCCGCGTACGCCGGTACCCCCGGCGGCACGCACGCCGACGACCGCAACACCGACTTCAACGGCGACGGCTACGACGACGTGCTCGTGGGCTCTCCCGGTGCGGCGGTCGGCGGGCACAAGGGCGCGGGCATGGTCACCGTGCAGTACGGCGGGCCCAAGGGCATGGGCACCACCAATGCCAGGGCCTTCAGCCAGAACTCCTCCGGGGTGGCCGGAGCCGCCGAGGCCGCCGACAACTTCGGCAAGGCCGTGGCCACCGGCGACCTCGACGGCGACGGCTACGACGACGCGGTCGTCGGTATCCCCGGCGAGGACATCGGCGCCGTCTCCAACGCGGGCGGCGTGGTCGTCCTGTGGGGCACACCCAAGGGCCTCACCGGGTCGGTCAGCAACTGGCTGCAGGCCGACGATCTCACCACGGGCGGCAAATTCGGCGCCTCGCTCGCCGCGGCCCGCTTCTCGGACACCACACCCGGCGACCTGCTGGCGGTCATGGACTCGGTCGGCCTGACCACCTACCAGTTCGAGCCGGCCACCGAACCCAGCGCGAAGAGCGCCGGCCCGCAGTCGCGGCAGTCGCAGCAGAAGGCGCGTACGACGCTCACCTCGCCGCCGAAGAAGGCGCTCGCCAGGTCCGGTGCCGACGAACCGCAGGGTATCCAGCCCAAGTCGATGACCACCGGCGACTACGACAACAACGGCTACGCCGATCTGATCGTCTCCGGCACCAGCGTCGGCGACGAACCGGGCCACGGCTGGTCGTACATCCTCCCTGGCACCGCCTCCAACGACGAGCCGCTGCCGGTCACCGCGGTACGCGGCGGCCCCGTCGTCGCCTCCGGCGACATCAACGGCGACGGCTACGACGACCTGGTCACCGGTGAGCCGCACAGCCCGGACGACGGCGGCGAGAGCATGACCGGCGGCATGGTCGGCGTCTACTACGGCAGCGCGGCCGGACTCGCAGGCCAGGAGGGCCCCGGCACCCCGCCGGTCTGGTGGACCCAGGACTCGCCGGGTGTGCCGGGTACGAACGAGCGGGGCGACGGCTTCGGCACCGACCTCTCCCTCGGCGACACGAACAAGGACGGATTCGCGGACCTGGCGATCGGCGTCTCCGGCGAGGACATCGGCACCGTCGCGGACGCGGGTGCCTTCATCGTCCTGCGCGGTTCGGCCCGGGGCCTCACGGCCACCGGCGTGCTGTCGGCGAACCAGGGAACCGCCAAGGTCCCGGGCACCGTCGAGAAGGGCGACAAGTTCGGCGGCCAGGTCTCCTTCACCGACCCCAACGACGACGGCCGGTTCGGCCTGCTCGTCTCGGCGCCGAGCGAGAACACGAACGACGGCTACGTCTGGGTCTTCTCCGCGGGCACCGGCGGGATCACCACCTCCGGTTCCTGGAGCTACGGCGCGGGCGACTTCGGCGGCCCGACGGCGGACGCGTTGTACGGGGCGGCGATCGACGACTGACACGCGTACCGGACACCCGTCCGTCATGCGTCACCGGTGCCCTGGACAGCGGTCTCCGGGGCACCGGGTCTTCCCTCACCTGGCCCACCGCGGAAACGTCTCACCACACATGAATGCTTGACCATCCATTCATGTGATCATCTCCGTACCATGGTGACCATGGGCGACAGGGCGAATACCCCCGACAGCAGTGCCACAGCGCCGTACACCCGCCTGAACGCGCAGAACGCACCGCAGGTCGCCGCCATGCTCCAGGCGCTGTCCACGCCCTCCCGGCTGCTGATCCTGGCCCGGCTGCGCGAAGGCCCGTGCGCGGCGACCGAGCTGGCGACCGCTGTCGGCATGGAGCAGTCCGCCTGCTCGCACCAGCTTCGCCTGCTGCGCAATCTCGGCCTGGTCACCGGAACCCGCCGGGGCCGCTCCGTGGTCTACACACTCCACGACGACCACGTCGTCGCACTTCTCGACCAGGCCCTGTACCACGTGGAGCACCTCCGTCTCGGCCTCACCGACGCCCCAACCGGACTCCCAGTCACCAACTTTGACGAGACGTCAGAAATAAGCCGCTTGGGGAGCCCTTGACGTAAGGTTGACCGCTCGCGTGGAGATCCGAGGGACCCTCGGCCGCTACGGTCCCTCCCATGTCTCTGAGACCTCCTCCCCTCCCGGTCCTCCCGTACCGCAAGCCGACGCGCGACCGGGACTACTGGGTACTGGACGACGTGTTGCCGGATGTGGACGCCACCCGGGAGCGCTGCCTGGCCAGGGAGGACTGGACGGAGGGCTACCCGCACAAGCCCGAGAGCTGGCCGGGTCTGCGCGCCATGCCGGGGCTCGAGCCGGGTGAACTGGCGCAGGTGGAACGGCTGGTGAGAAAGGCGACCGGCGCCCGGGAACTCTGGGCCGAACGCCCTTCGGGCGGCGGCACGTTCAACCACAACTGTGTCCAGGTCGTCGGCAAGGGCGAATGTGAGCCGCGCCCCCACACCGACTCGCGGACACTCTGCCGCTACGCCGCGGTGCTCTATCTCAACCCCGGCGTACCCAAGGACTGCGGAACCAGCTTCTACCGCCAGAGCCTGCCCGGTGGAGTCCTGGGCGGCAACCAGGTGACCGCGCCGCACAACAACCTCGTCGACGCGCTGGGCACCCGCTTCGTGTCGCCGGACTCCTTCGTCGAGGACGTACGGGTCCCGCACCGCGCCAACCGGCTGCTGCTCTATTCCGCCAATATGATCCACAGCGCCACCGGTTACTGGGGTCACACGCTGGAGGAGAAGCGGATGACGGCCGTCTTCTTCTGGAAGGCCTGACCCCACGGCCCACGGTGGGACGAGCGCCGGAACGAGCGAAGGATGAACATGAGCGACGGCACCGAGTTCAAGGACATCTCACCGACCACCCTCGCCGACGTCCTGGGACGCGAGCAGGTCATGAACATCGGCATTCGCCCCCTGTGGCCCTCGATCCCGCGCATTGCCGGCCCGGCGTTCACCGTGCGGTGCCCTCCGGGGGACAACCTCATGCTGCACGCGGCCATCCATCGCGCGGAGCCCGGCTCGGTCGTCGTCGTCGAAGCGGGTGACGTGGACTACGCACTCGCCGGAGGAAATGTCTGCGCCGTCGCCCAGCGCCGAGGGGTCGCCGGGTTCGTGCTCGACGGAGTGATCCGTGACCTCGCCGAGGTGCGCGAGATGGGCTTTCCCGTCTTTGCCAGGGGGGTCATCCCCATCCCGGGAACGAAGTCGGCCGTAGTGCCCCTGGGTGGCCAGGTGCGGTGCGGCGGCGTGAACGTGCATGCCGGGGACATCGTGGTGGCCGACGAAGAGGGCATCGTGGTCACTCCCCGCGCCCGCCGGGAGCAGGTACTCCTCGATGCCCGGGCGAAGTTGGCCAAGGAGGCCGGCGAATCCCTCGATGCATGGGAGGAAGCGCATCGCGCCCGCATCGACAAGATCCTGAGCGAGAACGGCGCCGCGTAGCAGCCCACCGGCTCCGGAAAGGCCTTCGGCCGGACCCGGCTCTGCCCCCTGCCGCTGCTCCGGAACTCACGAGCACGCAGTACCGGCCATTTCGCCGACCGGTTGTCAACGCGCGTGGATCGGCCCGGAGTTGCTGTGGCAGACTGCGCCGACGGAGCGGTTCGACCCATCGGTGACGGAGCACGGCATGACGACAGGGATGTCCCACACCCCGATCGACACCAGCAGGCCCCACTCCGCGCGGGTGTACGACTGGCTCCTCGGCGGGAAGGACAACTACCCCGTCGATCAGGCGGTGGCGGAGCAGCTGCCGGCCGAGGCGAAGACCGGGGCGCATCAGAACCGCGCGTTCATGAGCCGGGCGACGGCCTGGCTGGCCGGCGAGGGCATCGAGCAGTTCCTGGACATCGGTACGGGCATCCCGACCGCCCCGAACCTGCATCAGACAGCCCAGGAGATCAACCCGGCCGCCCGGGTCGTCTACTGCGACAACGACCCCATCGTCCTGCGTCACGCGGAGGCGCTGCTGATCAGCAGGCCGGAGGGGGCGACCGACTACGTACCGGCGGACGTGCGCGAGCCCGAGGGAATCGTGGAGGCCGCGCGCCGGATTCTGGACTTCGACCGGCCGGTCGCCGTTTCGCTCCTCGGCCTGCTGCACTTCCTGCCGGACGAGGACGATCCGTACGCCATCGTCCGGACCCTGGTGAGCACACTGGCTCCGGGCAGCTACGTGGTGCTGTCCCAGGGAGCATCCGATGTGAATCCCGAGCGGGGAGAACAGGGCGCCGCCGAGTACCGCAAGGGCGGCATCCGGCTCGCGCTGCGCACCCGCGACGAGTTCGCCCGCTTCCTGGACGGCCTGGACATCGTCGA harbors:
- a CDS encoding RraA family protein — translated: MSDGTEFKDISPTTLADVLGREQVMNIGIRPLWPSIPRIAGPAFTVRCPPGDNLMLHAAIHRAEPGSVVVVEAGDVDYALAGGNVCAVAQRRGVAGFVLDGVIRDLAEVREMGFPVFARGVIPIPGTKSAVVPLGGQVRCGGVNVHAGDIVVADEEGIVVTPRARREQVLLDARAKLAKEAGESLDAWEEAHRARIDKILSENGAA
- a CDS encoding ArsR/SmtB family transcription factor, which translates into the protein MGDRANTPDSSATAPYTRLNAQNAPQVAAMLQALSTPSRLLILARLREGPCAATELATAVGMEQSACSHQLRLLRNLGLVTGTRRGRSVVYTLHDDHVVALLDQALYHVEHLRLGLTDAPTGLPVTNFDETSEISRLGSP
- a CDS encoding DUF6445 family protein, translating into MSLRPPPLPVLPYRKPTRDRDYWVLDDVLPDVDATRERCLAREDWTEGYPHKPESWPGLRAMPGLEPGELAQVERLVRKATGARELWAERPSGGGTFNHNCVQVVGKGECEPRPHTDSRTLCRYAAVLYLNPGVPKDCGTSFYRQSLPGGVLGGNQVTAPHNNLVDALGTRFVSPDSFVEDVRVPHRANRLLLYSANMIHSATGYWGHTLEEKRMTAVFFWKA
- a CDS encoding esterase produces the protein MRKNRSAAVAAASFLLVTGAAIASAPSAYAGTPGGTHADDRNTDFNGDGYDDVLVGSPGAAVGGHKGAGMVTVQYGGPKGMGTTNARAFSQNSSGVAGAAEAADNFGKAVATGDLDGDGYDDAVVGIPGEDIGAVSNAGGVVVLWGTPKGLTGSVSNWLQADDLTTGGKFGASLAAARFSDTTPGDLLAVMDSVGLTTYQFEPATEPSAKSAGPQSRQSQQKARTTLTSPPKKALARSGADEPQGIQPKSMTTGDYDNNGYADLIVSGTSVGDEPGHGWSYILPGTASNDEPLPVTAVRGGPVVASGDINGDGYDDLVTGEPHSPDDGGESMTGGMVGVYYGSAAGLAGQEGPGTPPVWWTQDSPGVPGTNERGDGFGTDLSLGDTNKDGFADLAIGVSGEDIGTVADAGAFIVLRGSARGLTATGVLSANQGTAKVPGTVEKGDKFGGQVSFTDPNDDGRFGLLVSAPSENTNDGYVWVFSAGTGGITTSGSWSYGAGDFGGPTADALYGAAIDD
- a CDS encoding SAM-dependent methyltransferase → MTTGMSHTPIDTSRPHSARVYDWLLGGKDNYPVDQAVAEQLPAEAKTGAHQNRAFMSRATAWLAGEGIEQFLDIGTGIPTAPNLHQTAQEINPAARVVYCDNDPIVLRHAEALLISRPEGATDYVPADVREPEGIVEAARRILDFDRPVAVSLLGLLHFLPDEDDPYAIVRTLVSTLAPGSYVVLSQGASDVNPERGEQGAAEYRKGGIRLALRTRDEFARFLDGLDIVEPGLVTAPEWFRGTPAPQPEASGLYVAVARVP